From Camelina sativa cultivar DH55 chromosome 5, Cs, whole genome shotgun sequence:
ATAACGATACTTTACTTTACCTATGATACGTTTTTCTTCTACTAATCCATCTGTTTGCTGTCACGTTTGACCGGAGCGTGTTTGCGTTTTGGATCTGCGTCCGagattcatatatatgtttttctatgTATGTGAATTACTAACCgaactctcatttttttttttttttgttggcgtTGAAGTTTTCTTCTTGTAAAGATAATCTTATCTACATATGCCTCCTTTCACTTTCCTACCATCAAGTTGGCACAGGATTTGTAGAATGTACGAGGTTTTAGTACTTGCcgtttattttctattttgtgtaATGTACCAATCTTAAAATAATGAAGGAAAAAATTTGGTACCTTTCACATTCGTAAAAAAGGAGAattatgaagagaaaaaaaacagaggaaatcaaAGCAGAGCATATTTTTCAAATGCTCAGTGTCTTTCATCGATTTTATAACGTAGAGGAGTCTCGAATCTAAAAAGAAGATGAACATGATCTCTCCACTGATATATACAGACCGAGCATTcgtatatattattgtaatgtcttagtgagaactgagaagtgttttttttttttatgttgttgttggtgtgTTCTCACGCATTCTGTGCCGCTAAGAACGTATTGAAGTCATCTCTAGCTTTCAACAGTCTTGGGGTTATACAAGATCGTGGCGAAGCCGGGCAAGAATCCGAGGTTATGGTCGAGAATCTGACACGGCGTTGTGGTGATGTCTCTGCCGAACCTCCTAGCTGTCTTCCCGACAGAGAACTGCTCTTCTTAAGGACACTTCTCAAAGCGAGACTTCCTGTTTCCTTGTCAAAGAAGAAACCCGAACTCACAGGCTCTTGTACATCTCCACCGCCACATCTTATCATCTCCACCGGTAGATCAAAATACAATCGACCGTTTTCGCGGGCTAGAGCTGTCGCTGAAGCCCATGAGCCACACTCAAATTTCTCGAGGGAAGCGCTTAGGGATCCTGCAGTGGAATCTGAGAATGATGACGgtttgatcatcttcttcttcatagaatCCTCGCTTTTTGGTGACCTCACAGGTTTTTTCCCAAACCCAGGGAGGGATAAACAGAAGGCGTTGCacttgaattcttcttcttcttggtagaAGTTTTTCTCAGGATACCTAGTTTTCCTTAGAGAAAGCATGGATTCTTGGTGGCTAAACTTCTTCCGTTGTTTCATCATCGGCTGGGGAAGAACAGGAAGCGGCACCGCGTTGTCTCTTGGCGGAGACATCGCCAGAGGTAAGACCATTCTGAAGCTTTCTTCATTCACCGATGGGTGGGAGACCGTCATCTGATTCTGCTGAGCTGCCTTCTTCACCAAGAAGTTAatgttagggttagggttttgatCTCCTGAATAAACGTTGAAACCCTGCCACTCGTCGTTGCTCCATTTGTGGGCTAAACTATCTTCTAACACGATCAATGCTGGAGGAGACATAACAATTACTCAGAAATCCAAGACAATATAATACTACGAAGATGATGAAAGTAAAATgtgagttatatttttattttgattggtAGACAAATGTGAGTTATATTTTTTAAGGTTGGGTTagaattctacaaaaaaaatatatatatagatgtaaaaATGGGGAGTACATAAGTGGAAAGCACGTCTATGGCGGCGTGGAGAAGTAGTGACGAACATGTTGAGATGTTAATACAGAGGCGGTCTGAAGAAGAAGGCACAGGATAATATTTGAATATACTAAATCCGTGTCTCCACATGTTTGACCAAAATAAGCTACTTAATCAGTGTTAGGTACGCGTGGATAATCAAAATGAATTGAGAATCTTGACAAGatttaatataaaatgatttgagaggtaataagataatattattttgttgttggatgGTTATACTGCATTTGGAACAAATAGAGGTGTCAACCGAACAATGTGTCTTCAGAATTTTATGTTGGTCAATAGAAAAATTGctaaaagtatattaaaattgAGTGTTTTTAATTGTAGTAACATGAATGGCATGGCAAATGCCAAGAGGACCAAAAAAAATGCATGAGAATTGTAGGAAAACGTAATTTAGGTATTAAATTATAGAAGTATTTTTTATAGACCCAATGTAGCGAGGTGTAGCATTTGCAACTTccttgttaaatatttttttcttttatataactTTATAGGCAATTTAACTGatgattttggaaaataatttaTGGGTTTTAAGAAAGTATTATagttaaaatacaaaaaaatgaagataattatttttatatgacgTTTcagatgatatttttttttctttctttctatagaggaaaatgaaaatactagtttacatttacatttaaaatgaaaatactaGTTTACGTTTcagattattttttctttctttttttctttcaattttacatttaaaaaaaaaagacaacaaaccCGATATTTTAGCTGGTAATAAAACCGCGTAATTTTGTCTGTTTATTAATGGGCCGAACAGAGAAGCCCATATTGATACAAAGAGTTTTTCGAAAAAAGCCTATTCGTTGTAAACCCTAAACCGGAGAAACGCGTTCTcttccgtcttcttcttcttcctccgacATGCGTCTGTCTTTCTGAATCCTTCGAAAAAGCTCTCGTGAGTCACTACTACTCTTCTCTAATGTCTGTACATGTCAAGGTACATAAGTTTATTATTACTTCCTGGTTAAGTTGCAGCCTCTCTTTGGATTCAATCCCAGACTTTGTTTATTACAACATTTTAGCTTACCTTTGATTCCGTCTGTTAATCTAGCTCTTCTGCTGAGAAGTCACCTTCTTTTGAGGTTTTGGGTTATTATAAAGTCTCCAACTTTGTTCAATTTGAACACTTTTAAGTAGCTAGAATTTGTATACAAACTCAATTATCAGTTTTGAGTTTATTGTAGAAAGATGCGTGGTGCTGTGTTGAAGCTTTTTTTGATTAGTTTGTGTCACTGTTTAGGAGGAACCTGTGCTTGTGCAAAACTGTGATGTCGAGAATTCGGAGCTTGTTGTTTTCAATGGAAATGGGGTCAGTGAGCTTGAGGATTTTGGGACTTGCATAGATGATATTACTGAAAGAGTGAATCAGGTAAAAATGAATTGCTTTTCACTTGACGCCATGACTTGCTTAGTGTCGAGTCTCTTACTGGCTGTATGTGATGGCAGCTTGAGCATAAAGTTGTGGAGGTTGAACACTTTTACTCTACCAAAGATGGAGCAGCTCAAACTAATACTTCTAAGAGTAACTCAGGAGGGAAAAAGATTGCGATTTCTCAACCAAATATCTCGAAATGTAACTCGGCTgggaaagataaaacaaagggAAAACATGTTTCCAGCCCCGAACTTATGCGTCAATTTGCTACAATGTTTCGTCAGGTAAGCAAGAAAAAACTTTatccctttttcttcttttgatacGAAAGCTTAGGATTTTGATTTACTTCGTTTGATGCTTCCTTAGTTTGCCAATTTGCCAAAGCAAAGATTTTGCTCAGTGTTTGCTGCATTTGAACCTTTCGTCTTCTAATACCTTAGATTACTCAAAATAAATGGGCATGGCCATTCATGGAGCCTGTTGATGTTAAAGGACTTGGACTCCATGATTATTACAAGGTAAAGTTACAAACTTTTGCTATTTTACTTAAATGTATGGTAAAATCAACTGTTTTCGATAAATGTTGAAATGAGTTTTTTGATATATGTCGATAGCTTGTGTTCATTTACTTAAACAGGTTATAGAGAAGCCAATGGACTTGGGAACgatcaaaaagaaaatggaggGTTCAGATTATAGCAATGTCCGGGAGATATATGCTGATGTTAGGCTAGTTTTCAAGAATGCGATGAAGTATAACGAAGCAAAAGAAGACGTCTATGTGATGGCTCAATCTCTGTTGCAAAAATTCGAGGAGAAATGGATTCACATAATGCCTAAACTTGTAGAAGAGGTACAACCAAATGTTCAGTTTCCAATTAATCACCTTTTTGTAACAGTGTGTTAACATAATTGCTTTGGTGTGAACAGGAAAAGAAACAAGCAGACGAAGAAGCTGAGGAGCATGCAAATAAACAGCTTACTCTGGAGGCTGCACAAGCGGAAATGACTAGGGATTTAAGCAATGAAGTaagcaaaataataataaaaaaacctaTTTAATTTCtacttgttgctctgtttcaGGCCATGGAAAATAGTAGCTCCgttttgatgagtttttttttgcacaTATCTTTAGCTATATGAGATCGATCTTGAGCTGGAGAGACTCCGGGAATCAGTAGTTCAGAGATGCAGGTTAATAACCTCTTCTGTTAAATcattttacccttaatgaaCGGTCTTAATGAAGGGTCCTTAACAGAGTTTTCGTTTGGATTTGAAATGAACAGGAAATTGTCCACTCAAGAAAAGAAGGGACTGTCTGCAGCTCTAGGTCGACTCTCTCCTGAGGATCTGTCGAAAGCGTTAAAAATGGTTTCAGAGAGCAACCCGAGTTTTCCGGCTGGAGCACCAGAAGTTGAGCTTGACATCGATGTTCAGGTAAACATCAAAATcgtgttcttgtttctttgtggTTTTGGCATAAGAAATTTCAGGTTTTTAACggtattctctctgtttttcgaACAGACGGATGTTACCTTGTGGAGATTGAAGGTGTTTGTGCAAGAAGCATTGAAAGCAGCAGCTAACAAGAGCTCTGGAGGAACAAATGctcaaaccaataacaacaATACTGGAGagatcaacaaaaacaatgcCAAAAGACGGAGAGAGATCTCTGATGCAATCAACAAAGCTTCAATTAAAAGAGCTAAGAAGGCTTAAATCAATATCTATATCTGTGTTTATTGATCCCCAAGAGTTTGTTGTAACaccaatataaattaaatataactttcCAGACTTCAAATGTTGAGTAcaatgtaatgtaatgtaaaatatatgaatgctaaaaaaaaaaatctgtgtttgaaaataaattctGAGCTATAGAGACATATATGTAAAATGACTGTTCAATTTGTGTCaagattcttcatttttattacTTTGGCATTTATCACAATTGTGTCTAGACTCTACACCAATGAGAAAATATGGGAAATCAAACAGTTAACAACcactttacttatttttaagattttgaacaaaataaaaacagtaatgtatacaaaatatatgttcaaTTGTAAGACAAtactaaataaattaagaaaccTCCTTATTCAAGAATTTCAATAGGCTAGACTTATCTTACCTATAAAGTGAAGCCTTTTAGTTCAATGCCTATTTTCATCACAGCTTACTCTGCATAAACATGGAGTGACACCAACAACTATTGGTGCAAATGGTTTTTGTACACTTTGGTTAAAGaacattcattttttctttgaacaaaCATTCATTTAATCTTCACCATTTGAAACGAAAAactagaaaaatgaaaaaattacaaaaagaaaaaaatgtataagtaGTCCATCTACTACTCTAATCTAATAGAATAGTAAGTTGAATGATATTTAGCTCATCTTTTTCAACTCAATTGTTTTTTCAATCATTTGCACCCATAAAACCAATAGAAAGAGTTTGGTGTAACACCAATACAAATTAGATACTTTCAAGACTTCAAATGTTCATTACAATGTAAAATAGAATGAATGGTAAAAGAAATATCtatgagtgaaaaaaaattctgagCTACAAACACATACGTAAAATGACTGTTTGTGGGGAGAATCTGACAAATTCTCTAATAAGATATTCAATTTGTGCCGGAGAGATCTTCAGTGAGTTGAACGATTCTTCTCTTTCATTACCTTAAACTTTGACATTTATCTattacaaataattataaaaatgatcaaatttttaaaatcgatttttttttttcagtctcaAACTATTTTTTGACCAAATGCTTCATTCTACTGCAATATCACAATTGTGTCTAACCTCCACACCAATGAGAAAATATGGGAAATTTGCTAAACTTCAATCAAGACAGTTAACAACAAATTTActtcttttgaaaattttgaaaaaaataaaacagtagttatacaaaatatatgttcaaTTGTAAGACAATACAAAATAAactaagcaaaagaagattAAGAAACCTTATTCAAGAATTTCAATAGGCTATGACTTATCTTACCTATAAAATGATTACTCTGTACAGTGCAAATGGTTTTGTACATTTTTGCGGGATAAAAATAGGTTAAAGAACATTCATTTAATTTTCAccatttaaaatgaaaaaattataaaatgaacaaattacaaaaagaagaaatatgttTAACTAGTCATCTACTAATATAACAGAATGATAAGTTGAATGATATATAACTCATCTTTTTCAACTCAATTATTTTTCCAGTCATTTGCACCCATAATCTAGATTTATGGTCAAagtgaggattttttttttttttttgttgttgttgtaattctCCATCTGTCTTGAGGCTTAAATCCATAATTTCCAATGGACAAGCGAAAGTGTCAAAAACAATGGGGCATGAGGGAATAATTTATAGAGTGGCTTGGTGGTTTGTGCTTCTAGGGGTGTCGAAATAGTTAAACCAATTCAAATCAATCCATAACTCAGTAACTTGATAGTATGAAGATAATGATGACAGATTTGAAAATTAATGAATTGAAAGTTACTATAAATCATTCTAACCCAATCCATATAATCCATAAACCTATTGACCCATAACTCATTTAACCAATTTGGGCTATCGTGTTGACCCATGAGATTTAACTCATTAAGAtccaaataataaaacaatttggcTATCGTGTCGACCCATGAGATTTAACCCATTTTGACACCGCTAATGCTATTGTAGTTTTTATCTTTAGTACAGACTTCTCGAAGTTTCCGATAGCTTTATGtgtttttaaagttgatttatGACTTTTAAGATTGTAAAATTAATacttaaatatcttattttaaaaggcAAAACTTCTAAATACATGTCTTTTTGGCCAATTGCCTCAAATCCACCATCATTATATATGTTCTAGATTTTTCATAAAGGTCTAGTACTATAGAATATATGTACCATCATAAAAACGATATCTAATGTTTAAATGCAAATGATCATATGGCTTAAGGAAATCTTAGTTACCAAAGAAAGTATTCATATTCTTAGATAATTTCAAATAAAGATATCATTATAATCTAATAAGATTTAGCTTTAGAGTCTCATAATATTAAAAACTCATGAAatgcatatatttaaaatattgaatttaaactaaataaagTGGAGGATTGTTATCTTCTATGGGTTTTAAAAGATGGAAGGGAATATGCCCActgcttctcttctcttataaATTGCTACCTCTCCTTCTCTCAAAGCCCACAAAATCCTAACGTTTGTTTTTTCCCGCTAATATCAAAACCTTAAAACAGAGATCCTCTGTTTCAAAGCTTCTCAGTTTTTCATATCTGGTTTTGCTTCTGCTGTCTCTATAAAATTGTTCATCTGAATGAAATTTTGCAACTcattgattgtttttttcttcttaatatatGGTTTGGTGACGTTTGTTCCAGGATATACAAGTTAAAGATGAAGTACGTGCTTGTAACAGGAGGTGTTGTGAGTGGATTAGGAAAAGGAATCACTGCAAGCAGTGTTGGTGTTCTTCTTCAGTCTTGTGGTCTTCGCGTTACTTGTATCAAAATTGGTATCTTTCTTTTCATTGAGTTCAAAATGTATATGTAATGTTTGCTTACGGAACACTCAATCTAAAGCCAGTTTTTATTATCTCTAGATCCTTATTTGAACTATGATGCTGGAACCATATCTCCTTACGAACATGGAGAAGTGTTTGTCTTGGACGACGGTAGTGAggtaaaaaaccataaaaacaacaaaaaaaaaaactcacctaTGTTACTCTACCTTTTGGATCTAAAAGacctaaaacatttttttttgatggttttgtaaaaaaaggTGGATCTTGATCTTGGAAACTATGAGAGGTTTCTAGATATCACATTAACTCGAGATAACAACATCACCTACGGGAAGATTCAGCAGGTAACTACATAATGTTTATCCTTGGATTTATTTGCCACAAGTCGATAACTAAaatacttttgttgttgttgttgttactgtcACAGTATGTgatggagaaagagaggaaaggagattaCTTAGGAGAGACTGTTCAGGTAAATGAAAGATAGTTTCAACATTTCTACTTTGTCATCATAATAAGCTGTGAAATCTAAGTTTTGGTTGGTAATGGATTTTTTAGATTGTTCCTCACATCACTGATACAATTCGAGAATGGATAGAGAGAGTTGCAATGATTCCTGTAGATGGAAAAGAAGGTCCTCCTGATGTTTGCGTCATTGAATTAGGTGGAACTATAGGTAACATTTTAACACCGagaatttcatttttctttttgtttgcttcttgcCTTCTTCTGTGTATAAATACAGAGAAATCTTTGTGTGTTTGCAGGAGATAATGAGTCCAGGCCTTTCACTGAAGCACTTAGCCAATTATCATACAAAGTAGGGCCTGATAACTTTTGCCTGATCCATGTTACTCTCGTGCCTGTGCTCAGTGTTGTTGGTGAACAGGtatgtatatacattttctAGAAGTAATATGTCTTTGAGAAACTtcatttgttttgaatctcttatttcagaaaacaaaaccaacacaGCACAGCATAAGAGATCTACGAAGCTTGAGATTGACACCTAATATCATAGCTTGTCGGAGCACAAAGGTTTTAACCTGTTCATCTTGGTGtctgtatatatatcttcttgttCTGTTATATAAACTCGAACTTTCTCTTACTGTTAGGTACTTGAGGAGAATGTAAAAGCAAAGCTATCTCGACTTTGCTATCTTCCGGTATGATGcatcttgtttttgatttcctTGTTGTCTTGTAATCTTGTTCACTCGAAATTCTCGGTTAAATAATCAGCTTCCACACTTGTTTTCAGATTCAGAATATCTTCTCACTCTATGATGTTCACAACATCTGGCACATTCCTTTGATGCTGAAGGTACGAGTTTTCAACTACTGTGATGCATGATATTCGAAAGTTATCATTAGATGCAACACTTCTCGTTGTCCCCTTGAAACAGGATCAGAAGGCTCATGAAGCAATCTCAAAAGTCCTGAACCTTTCTGGTATTGCTAAAGAACCTTCTTTAGGCAGATGGGCTTCAATGGCAGAAATTAGTGACAATTTAAATGTACCGGTGGGTCTCAACTGCCAAAGAATTGAATAGTTTTGTAGTCTCCAAACTCGATGTCTCTTTCTTGAAACCCAAGTAAATGTTTTACAGGTGAGAATAGCTATCGTGGGGAAATATACAGATCTCTCAGATTCCTATCTCTCTGTCTTGAAGGTAAAATTAATACATCACTTTCTCTCATGGCACATTACTCTTCAGGTTTGGTTTAATAACCCTGCTCATTGGTTAATTAGGCCCTCTTCCATGCTTCTGTGGCTATCCGGAAAAAGCTTGTAGTTGATATGGTTCCATCTTGTGATCTCGAAAATAACACCAAGAAAGAGGTAAATAAGTATGCTTCATCACGTTCATGCTAATTAGCCTCTTAATGAATACTCTGAAACATAATTTGTATCTCTTTTGGGCAGGATTCACGCGCATATGAGGCTGCTTGGAAGTTACTAAaggtttgtttatttattttttggcaaTCTTTGAGAAGCCTGATGGTTCAAAACATAGCTTCTTTCAGGACGCAGATGGAGTTCTTTTACCTGGAGGGTTTGGTGATAGGGGAATGGAGGGGATGATTCTTGCAGCAAAATACTCCCGAGAAAACAATATCCCTTTCCTCGGTATTTGTCTTGGGATGCAGATCGCTGTCATCGAGTTTGCACGCTCACTTCTCTGCTTGCCTGATGCAAATAGCACAGAGTTTAAACCTGAAACCAAACATCCATGTATCATATTCATGCCTGAGGGCTCCACGACTCATATGGGAGGCACAATGCGATTAGGCTCGAGGAGAGCCTATTTTCATGTCAAGGACAGCAAATCTGCAAGATTGTAAGAAACCATTTATTGATCCAAATCAATTCTCCCAATGCTAGATTTACTACTTATGTAAACTGCTTTTTACAGATATGGGAACAAAGAGTTTGTCGATGAGAGGCATCGCCATAGATACGAGGTAAGGTTTCTTGCAAGCCTGaatacacattttattttcttaaagcTTAGCCATTTCTTGATACAAGTTACTGGTTTCTTGCAGGTGAATCCTGATATTGTTGCAAGCCTCGAGAAGGCGGGTCTCTCTTTCGCTGCAAAAGATGAAACTGGGGAGCGCATGGAGATAGTAGAAGTTCCAGGCCATCCTTTTTTCATAGGAGCTCAATTCCATCCTGAGTACAAATCGAGACCCGGGAAAGTATCTCCTCTGTTCTTAGGTCAGAGTTCTAGTCATTGTTTCATATAAAAcctccaaaactttttttttatatgatcaaTATGCTCAGAAAATTTGAATCAAATTCCATTTATTTGTATCCAGGACTAATAGCAGCATCCTGTGGTGAGCTAGAAGCAGTCCTGAATCCTGTTTCTATTCACCAAGACAACCAAACTATGGTACTTGGAAAAAAAGCAAGGCTTGGTCCAAAAAACTGGTTTTAGTAATGAAACCAACAATAGAGCTCAGAAACATTTTATCCAATGTAAgacataaattaataatagacGTCAGTGACTGATATGTTCCATCTTTATGGgtttgttatttacttatttttctctttttcttggattttaTCTGTCCAGCTGCAACAAAGCTCAATTGTCGGagacctatatatatgttttttttttcgtggaAGAATAAAGAAACATCTTTAAATGAAGCCATTGGCTCTTGATGTCAAATAAGTTattgaaaaaattattctattgttagagaaaagtaaaaatattgctaatatcttatatatatttttaaaaaaattattcatatattattatcttGCGTGTAAATACaattaacattttaaattattttttttctttttaatttcgaaaatattaaaaaattctatGTCAtcgtctttctctctctatctctctctccatcGACGTCATTGCTGTTGCATTACGTCTACACTCATGTTCTAGTATGTGTCGAATCTTTATTTTTGAGTGTTCCGAAAATAATCCgtgatttaaaatgttttttggcTGATAGATGGTTTTTATCGATGCTTAGCGACTGATTGTCGCTGTCGTTGATTTACATATGACGATTGATTTGTTTGATATACTCGATTTGatagctgagttataatatttcaCGGAAGATAAAATGTTGCATAGATTTATATGACGGCTGATTTATATTGTTTCGCGGCTGAGCTATAATACTTCACGGAAGACGAAAGGTtgcgtagattcatatgacggctgatttatattgttttgcGGCCGAGTTATAATATTTCATGGAAGATGAAACGTTGGGTAGATTTATATGACGACTGATTTATATTGCTTCGCTGTCAAGTTATAATACTTCACAGAAGACAAAAGCTTGCGTAGATTCATGACGGCTGATTTATATTgcttcacggctgagttataatacttcacGGAAGACAAAATATtgcgtagattcatatgacagctgatttatattgtttagcgggctgagttataatacttcacGAAAGACGAAAtttagattcatatgacgactGATTATATTACTTCGCCGCTGGGTTATAATACTTCACAGAAGTCGAAAGGTTgcatagattcatatgacggctgacttatattgctttgcggctgagttataattctTCACGAAAGATGAAATGTTGCGTaaattcatatgacggctgatttATATTGCTTGCGGCtgacttttacaaaaaaaaaactgaacgtaaacaaataatttatattgtttctcGGCTGAGTTATTAGAAGAAATAAACGAAAGTAAACAAATGTATTACTACAATACTACATCAAACAAGTTTTTcgcatctatctgcacaactctaCAGCCTCTATCATCGgtattaaatacatatttgtgttttacCCAATTATCGGAAACAATAATTGCCGGAACCGGATCCATCAC
This genomic window contains:
- the LOC104786064 gene encoding transcription factor GTE1 isoform X1, whose translation is MSVHVKEEPVLVQNCDVENSELVVFNGNGVSELEDFGTCIDDITERVNQLEHKVVEVEHFYSTKDGAAQTNTSKSNSGGKKIAISQPNISKCNSAGKDKTKGKHVSSPELMRQFATMFRQITQNKWAWPFMEPVDVKGLGLHDYYKVIEKPMDLGTIKKKMEGSDYSNVREIYADVRLVFKNAMKYNEAKEDVYVMAQSLLQKFEEKWIHIMPKLVEEEKKQADEEAEEHANKQLTLEAAQAEMTRDLSNELYEIDLELERLRESVVQRCRKLSTQEKKGLSAALGRLSPEDLSKALKMVSESNPSFPAGAPEVELDIDVQTDVTLWRLKVFVQEALKAAANKSSGGTNAQTNNNNTGEINKNNAKRRREISDAINKASIKRAKKA
- the LOC104786062 gene encoding uncharacterized protein LOC104786062, encoding MSPPALIVLEDSLAHKWSNDEWQGFNVYSGDQNPNPNINFLVKKAAQQNQMTVSHPSVNEESFRMVLPLAMSPPRDNAVPLPVLPQPMMKQRKKFSHQESMLSLRKTRYPEKNFYQEEEEFKCNAFCLSLPGFGKKPVRSPKSEDSMKKKMIKPSSFSDSTAGSLSASLEKFECGSWASATALARENGRLYFDLPVEMIRCGGGDVQEPVSSGFFFDKETGSLALRSVLKKSSSLSGRQLGGSAETSPQRRVRFSTITSDSCPASPRSCITPRLLKARDDFNTFLAAQNA
- the LOC104786064 gene encoding transcription factor GTE1 isoform X2, with translation MRQFATMFRQITQNKWAWPFMEPVDVKGLGLHDYYKVIEKPMDLGTIKKKMEGSDYSNVREIYADVRLVFKNAMKYNEAKEDVYVMAQSLLQKFEEKWIHIMPKLVEEEKKQADEEAEEHANKQLTLEAAQAEMTRDLSNELYEIDLELERLRESVVQRCRKLSTQEKKGLSAALGRLSPEDLSKALKMVSESNPSFPAGAPEVELDIDVQTDVTLWRLKVFVQEALKAAANKSSGGTNAQTNNNNTGEINKNNAKRRREISDAINKASIKRAKKA
- the LOC104786065 gene encoding CTP synthase, producing the protein MKYVLVTGGVVSGLGKGITASSVGVLLQSCGLRVTCIKIDPYLNYDAGTISPYEHGEVFVLDDGSEVDLDLGNYERFLDITLTRDNNITYGKIQQYVMEKERKGDYLGETVQIVPHITDTIREWIERVAMIPVDGKEGPPDVCVIELGGTIGDNESRPFTEALSQLSYKVGPDNFCLIHVTLVPVLSVVGEQKTKPTQHSIRDLRSLRLTPNIIACRSTKVLEENVKAKLSRLCYLPIQNIFSLYDVHNIWHIPLMLKDQKAHEAISKVLNLSGIAKEPSLGRWASMAEISDNLNVPVRIAIVGKYTDLSDSYLSVLKALFHASVAIRKKLVVDMVPSCDLENNTKKEDSRAYEAAWKLLKDADGVLLPGGFGDRGMEGMILAAKYSRENNIPFLGICLGMQIAVIEFARSLLCLPDANSTEFKPETKHPCIIFMPEGSTTHMGGTMRLGSRRAYFHVKDSKSARLYGNKEFVDERHRHRYEVNPDIVASLEKAGLSFAAKDETGERMEIVEVPGHPFFIGAQFHPEYKSRPGKVSPLFLGLIAASCGELEAVLNPVSIHQDNQTMVLGKKARLGPKNWF